A genomic stretch from Engraulis encrasicolus isolate BLACKSEA-1 chromosome 10, IST_EnEncr_1.0, whole genome shotgun sequence includes:
- the LOC134456849 gene encoding taste receptor type 1 member 1 — MHGPGPDAVVMGDGVGLQLPGDYSITGWFPLHNTKYEDTGQPYLGDCKDGLENKHGYHLLQALRFAVEEINNGTSSPALLPGVTLGYEAYDTCSRPASTLATVDLLQQQQTSGGGVQRPVAVVGPDSSSYSFVPAAALGAYLVPQISYEASNELLSNKRLYPAFFRTIPSDKYQVHAMIELLVRFNWTWVALLGSNNEYGLQGMQSLSELAAGYGICVAYQGVIVANSDADTKEQLVGIVQGILKTKVSTVVVFSSKRIVSGFFPVVIEQNVTNKVWIGTEDWSVATLVSGIENIRTIGTVLGVSVQSSTLSGFGEFEEQSLSVLNDTQEGANVSVTAHSAPCLQNTDLITMATQNYPLLNYDLISSFNVYKAVYAIAHALHDALGCSSEGGCQRRDVDPWQVFQGLKTVRFSIRNTSVYFDENGDPPTGYDIVTWEWAGDEWRLRTVGEYLPDPPALTVDSTKIPWWTGDMVPESLCSPECPEGYRKLMTGQHKCCFDCMACPAYTFLNDTGETSCPSCEVDEWSVEASEACSSRTLLFLPWHHPLAIALLLLLGATLLLTLGTALLFLLHLGTPVVKSAGGKTCLVMLLALTAASASTVCHFGHPSALGCLLKQPLYVFSITVCLSCITVRALQVVCIFKWSSRLPRWYETWSKSHGQEAVIAAVSAAVLLVSVLRTALDPPQPSLDHAFYPDRTVEECSKTMSPGAFVELFFVGSLSLLCFCLSYMGKDLPANYSEGKCVTFSLMMFMLSWISFFTFYSINREEYSMAMHVGAILVSVLGILGGYFMPKVYIILFKPQMNTTAHFQNCIQMYTMSKE, encoded by the exons ATGCATGGTCCTGGTCCTGATGCGGTTGTCATGGGTGATGGTGTGGGGCTTCAGCTTCCTGGGGATTACTCCATCACTGGCTGGTTTCCACTCCACAACACTAAGTATGAGGATACCGGTCAACCCTATCTTGGAGACTGCAAAGA TGGCCTCGAAAACAAGCACGGCTATCACTTACTGCAAGCGTTGAGATTTGCTGTGGAGGAGATCAACAATGGCACGTCGAGCCCGGCCCTCCTCCCTGGGGTGACGCTGGGCTACGAGGCCTACGACACCTGCTCTCGGCCAGCCAGCACACTGGCCACCGTGGACCTCCTGCAGCAACAGCAGACCAGCGGGGGA GGTGTACAGAGGCCAGTGGCTGTGGTGGGACCGGACAGCAGCAGCTACAGCTTCGTCCCAGCGGCGGCCCTGGGAGCTTATCTGGTGCCTCAG ATCTCTTACGAAGCTTCTAATGAGCTGCTGAGCAACAAGCGCCTCTACCCAGCCTTCTTCCGCACCATCCCCAGCGATAAGTACCAg GTGCACGCCATGATCGAGCTGCTGGTGCGCTTCAACTGGACCTGGGTGGCCCTACTGGGCAGCAACAACGAGTACGGCCTGCAGGGCATGCAGAGCCTGTCGGAGCTGGCGGCGGGCTACGGCATCTGCGTGGCCTACCAGGGCGTGATCGTGGCCAACAGCGACGCCGACACCAAAGAGCAGCTGGTGGGCATCGTGCAGGGCATCCTGAAGACCAAGGTCAGCACCGTCGTGGTCTTCTCCAGCAAGAGGATCGTCAGCGGCTTCTTCCCCGTCGTCATCGAGCAGAACGTCACCAACAAAGTCTGGATCGGCACCGAGGACTGGTCCGTCGCCACGCTGGTGTCCGGCATCGAAAACATCCGCACCATCGGGACGGTTCTGGGCGTGTCCGTGCAAAGCTCGACCCTCTCTGGTTTCGGGGAGTTCGAGGAGCAGTCCCTCTCCGTCCTGAACGACACTCAGGAGGGCGCCAATGTCAGTGTCACAGCGCACAGTGCCCCTTGTCTTCAGAACACTGATCTCATCACCATGGCGACACAGAACTACCCTCTGCTGAACTACGACCTCATCTCCTCCTTTAATGTCTACAAGGCCGTGTACGCCATAGCGCACGCACTGCACGACGCGCTGGGGTGCAGCAGCGAGGGGGGATGCCAGAGGCGGGACGTGGACCCCTGGCAG GTTTTCCAAGGGTTGAAAACGGTCAGATTCTCCATCAGAAACACTTCAGTGTACTTCGATGAGAACGGGGATCCTCCGACGGGTTATGACATTGTGACCTGGGAGTGGGCTGGGGATGAGTGGAGGCTGCGTACGGTTGGAGAGTACCTCCCTGACCCACCGGCGCTGACCGTCGATTCAACCAAGATACCGTGGTGGACCGGTGACATG GTGCCTGAGTCCCTGTGTTCTCCGGAGTGTCCTGAGGGCTATCGGAAGCTGATGACCGGACAGCACAAGTGCTGCTTTGACTGCATGGCCTGCCCCGCGTACACCTTCCTCAATGACACCG GTGAGACCAGCTGCCCGTCCTGCGAGGTGGACGAGTGGTCGGTGGAGGCGAGCGAGGCGTGCTCCTCccgcaccctcctcttcctcccctggcACCACCCGCTGGCCAtcgctctgctcctcctcctgggcGCCACCCTGCTCCTCACGCTGGGCACcgcgctcctcttcctcctccacctgggCACGCCCGTGGTCAAGTCGGCCGGCGGCAAGACGTGCCTGGTGATGCTGCTGGCCCTCACGGCCGCGTCCGCCAGCACGGTGTGTCATTTCGGGCACCCGAGCGCGCTGGGCTGCCTGCTCAAGCAGCCGCTGTACGTGTTCAGCATCACCGTGTGTCTGTCCTGCATTACCGTGCGCGCCCTGCAGGTGGTTTGCATCTTCAAGTGGTCCTCCAG GCTGCCACGCTGGTATGAGACCTGGTCCAAGAGCCACGGGCAGGAGGCCGTGATCGCCGCTGTGTCCGCCGCCGTGCTCCTGGTGTCGGTCCTCAGGACCGCCCTGGACCCACCTCAACCCAGCCTGGACCACGCCTTCTACCCAGACCGGACGGTGGAGGAGTGCAGCAAGACCATGTCCCCCGGGGCCTTCGTGGAGCTCTTCTTTGTGGGCAGCCTCAGTCTGCTCTGCTTCTGCCTGAGCTACATGGGCAAAG accTGCCGGCCAACTACAGCGAGGGCAAGTGTGTGACCTTCAGCCTGATGATGTTCATGTTGTCCTGGATCTCCTTCTTCACCTTCTACAGCATCAACAGGGAGGAGTACTCCATGGCCATGCACGTGGGCGCCATACTGGTCAGCGTGCTGGGCATACTGGGCGGCTACTTCATGCCCAAGGTCTACATCATCCTGTTCAAGCCCCAGATGAACACCACGGCCCACTTTCAAAACTGTATTCAGATGTACACCATGAGCAAAgaatga
- the LOC134456850 gene encoding complement C1q-like protein 2 isoform X2: MRAAISLLVLLLSMCGVQTDSNGVDFSTPDVSELKELRDMMVDLRVTLQRIGDEADNVAVKERLALSETKVEALERALQDTKAEMKTEVDNLKKENAAQEAELTAVKTRLASTETEVENLDREIKAAPKVAFSAGLKESGSGYQYAVINDLNLVFKKVITNVGEAYSSATGFFTAPVRGVYYFRFTVMDDLYRRSMYIRMHKNGQQLMSLREYDTDGQFHYLSGGLTLQLEKGDRVNLMIPELRRIYDSPNKPCTFSGFLLFPL; this comes from the coding sequence atgagggctgccatctcactgctggtgctgctgctctccatgtgtggagtccAGACAGACAGCAACGGCGTTGACTTCTCTACCCCGGACGTctctgagctgaaggaactcagagacatgaTGGTGGACCTGAGAGTAACACTACAACGTATTGGAGATGAGGCAGACAATGTAGCAGTGAAAGAAAGGCTGGCATTAAGTGAAACCAAGGTTGAAGCTCTGGAAAGGGCGCTACAGGACACCAAAGCAGAAATGAAGACGGAGGTGGACAACCTGAAGAAGGAAAATGCAGCACAAGAGGCAGAGTtgacagcagtgaagaccagactggcaTCCACTGAGACTGAAGTGGAGAATCTAGATAGAGAGATCAaagcagcacccaaggtggccttctcagcaggtctAAAGGAATCTGGATCCGGATACCAATATGCTGTGATTAATGACCTGAATTTGGTGTTCAAGAAAGTCATCACCAATGTAGGAGAGGCCTACAGCAGCGCAAcgggcttcttcacagctccagtcaggggggtctactacttcaggttcactgttatggATGATCTATACAGACGCTCCATGTATATCAGGATGCATAAGAATGGACAGCAGCTCATGAGCCTGCGTGAGTATGACACTGATGGACAGTTCCACTATCTGTCCggtggcctgactctgcagctggagaagggagataGAGTAAACCTGATGATACCAGAACTCAGGAGGATTTATGACAGTCCTAATAAACcctgcaccttcagtggcttcctgctcttccctctctga
- the LOC134456850 gene encoding complement C1q-like protein 2 isoform X1, which yields MFYSAVTWKMRAAISLLVLLLSMCGVQTDSNGVDFSTPDVSELKELRDMMVDLRVTLQRIGDEADNVAVKERLALSETKVEALERALQDTKAEMKTEVDNLKKENAAQEAELTAVKTRLASTETEVENLDREIKAAPKVAFSAGLKESGSGYQYAVINDLNLVFKKVITNVGEAYSSATGFFTAPVRGVYYFRFTVMDDLYRRSMYIRMHKNGQQLMSLREYDTDGQFHYLSGGLTLQLEKGDRVNLMIPELRRIYDSPNKPCTFSGFLLFPL from the coding sequence ATGTTTTATTCTGCAGTGACttggaagatgagggctgccatctcactgctggtgctgctgctctccatgtgtggagtccAGACAGACAGCAACGGCGTTGACTTCTCTACCCCGGACGTctctgagctgaaggaactcagagacatgaTGGTGGACCTGAGAGTAACACTACAACGTATTGGAGATGAGGCAGACAATGTAGCAGTGAAAGAAAGGCTGGCATTAAGTGAAACCAAGGTTGAAGCTCTGGAAAGGGCGCTACAGGACACCAAAGCAGAAATGAAGACGGAGGTGGACAACCTGAAGAAGGAAAATGCAGCACAAGAGGCAGAGTtgacagcagtgaagaccagactggcaTCCACTGAGACTGAAGTGGAGAATCTAGATAGAGAGATCAaagcagcacccaaggtggccttctcagcaggtctAAAGGAATCTGGATCCGGATACCAATATGCTGTGATTAATGACCTGAATTTGGTGTTCAAGAAAGTCATCACCAATGTAGGAGAGGCCTACAGCAGCGCAAcgggcttcttcacagctccagtcaggggggtctactacttcaggttcactgttatggATGATCTATACAGACGCTCCATGTATATCAGGATGCATAAGAATGGACAGCAGCTCATGAGCCTGCGTGAGTATGACACTGATGGACAGTTCCACTATCTGTCCggtggcctgactctgcagctggagaagggagataGAGTAAACCTGATGATACCAGAACTCAGGAGGATTTATGACAGTCCTAATAAACcctgcaccttcagtggcttcctgctcttccctctctga